From Acidithiobacillus sp., the proteins below share one genomic window:
- a CDS encoding PilZ domain-containing protein has protein sequence MTEHAVVLQGHLPLALGEWPHDAGTRNTLMADNLALLRALLVMDEHIVTNDEEGHEGLSNLETKVDLLLLLVSAGVQGLGPTPPSYFCILGSEDLYWDCPDPALFVGAQNETCIALFLRPRIAMPLLLPGSMQPLSGPSGGASGASTRCHLHFHLDSRVQESLDRLIFRHHRRAVARRKDQHHPPDV, from the coding sequence ATGACCGAACATGCTGTAGTGCTGCAGGGCCATTTGCCCCTGGCCCTGGGCGAATGGCCCCACGATGCGGGCACCCGTAATACCCTGATGGCAGACAATCTCGCCTTGTTACGCGCGTTGCTGGTCATGGATGAGCACATCGTCACCAATGATGAGGAGGGCCATGAAGGACTCAGCAATCTGGAGACGAAGGTCGACCTTTTGTTGTTGCTGGTCAGCGCAGGCGTCCAGGGGCTGGGGCCGACGCCGCCGAGCTACTTTTGCATCCTGGGCTCCGAGGACCTCTACTGGGATTGTCCCGATCCTGCCCTGTTTGTGGGTGCACAGAATGAAACCTGCATAGCGCTTTTTTTGCGTCCGCGCATTGCCATGCCCTTGCTGCTTCCCGGTTCTATGCAACCTCTGTCCGGTCCTTCCGGCGGCGCTTCAGGTGCAAGCACCCGCTGTCATCTGCACTTTCATCTGGATAGCCGTGTGCAAGAATCACTGGATCGGCTAATATTCCGTCATCATCGGCGTGCGGTAGCGCGCCGTAAGGATCAGCACCATCCACCAGATGTATGA
- a CDS encoding glycosyltransferase: MTPVISIVVGGGEEQKSFGDVVELLSAALQDLGFHILTGSHIRKGCFLNIVLCAHLLERFDFSEDNIVIYNFEQVDGNSQWFDTGYMDLLKKYIVWDYSQVNIKNLEAHGIDNIVHVPLGYHRCLERVEKKNNKDIDILFYGAVNARRKKIIDELLGMNVAVVAVTGVYGVELDKLLERSKVVVNIHYYDAKIFEQVRACYLLSNALFLLSESGSDPIETEFSEGVRFCSYEQIIDVALEALSDDEMRCRVSSNGYELIKRKSESKILEKAISFYSKELDKFVDIPSIINLGSGKDWRDEFLNIDINDLFLPDIKCDFSESIVGQTFSTSRFGPVVLGRNMFEQIMCNDVLEHVHDLVMVMTNCIEILTCGGILQVHVPYDLSWGAWQDPTHVRAFNERSWLYYTEWFWYIGWNDYRFDVVELEFHLSDVGRSLSSAGIDFEEIKRTARAVDSMTVTLRKRFLTRQEIESIPLFRGSFERSRKKQEVFSPYEAQKTTEFCDEDALYETNPLVSIIILTLNRPEMLRRALRSVYAQSYRNLEVMVLNDGGEPVESVLVDTLHEVRFSYLSFSENGGQALRRNQAIQASHGDIIVYLDDDDVYQREHVEIIIQHMRSGKYDFCYTESDYVIEKEIAGEFREISRAKQFGNCGYSRDRLLVANFIPICCWGHTRKIFDDTGGFCEDFGGNHEDWEFLLRISERFVVSHVPKITVEVHHRVEADNSLSKIANFSEIYEKVYRKFSDITPEVELERQNTLSRLCSKVFAGSYPLQKRQVSILNSNVKYCNYDESFSEGLGHAAFSVILHLYYVDLWPEFLAYLKRIDVEFELFVSLTREGEFFLNKIKQDFPSAHIFVFKNIGRDILPRLELARSAIANDAKYLLFLHSKKSPHLKDLSEEQVRGCILEHRNGDQWRFDLLQRLADPEAVEKILARFDKDPKLGLVGPAGYWLLLANQPLFPAFQKLKADLALADRGDDGFFAGSMFWARSDALRALFDLPPQSLAFEEERGQVDHTLAHAFERVFTLVAGQAGYTAEDTAGRVLCHAEPAIVPWLHDQPWFLQGKQWAQAWFDSHPQPTRLGCVLVGDKNKKSACIEEYLVTQWASFADVVECPKKRDLLLTFNIALKALDADWISLLDAGDQLSPDASFRIQQAIARHPEWQLIYTDEDSLTADGQHVNPHCKPDMNIDYLRSLPYVGGLLVIKKSLFEQLGGFDPQADGAEDYDFVLRAWELLGDVGIGHIPQVLYHRLQGSGHCDKSIVEILAASKAALERHLARLGIAASVESGPFPPSTRVRYPLPRQPLVSILIPTRNQVEMLQRCVESIIEKTHYPHYEILIIDNDSDEAEARTYLDLLRQQEAILSDRLQVIAYPGPFNFSAMNNAAVKQARGEFILLLNNDTAVLHEDWLEEMMSHALRQEVGIVGAKLLFPDSRIQHAGVILGMRGPAEHPFIGQPADSRGYFGRAMLTQDLSAVTGACLLISKNLYEQVGALDEQAFQVSYNDVDLCLKVREQGKKIIFTPWAILLHEGSASQRGAVEQKPSPEKEKRFVGEKMAFYRKWLPQLAFDPAYNRQLSLASTDFLIEGEAALTWDPEWRPRPRILVHPADREGCGEYRIISPMRALRAAGRVQGWETMRIFEPAEMERFSPDSIVLQRQMEWPQIEALERHKRLHTAFRVFEIDDLITNLPVKSVHKGQIHKDIAKRFRKAAGFCDRLVVATEPLAQAYKGFSDEVRVQPNCVERAVWGDLLPRRRGGAKPRVGWAGGVGHTGDLELVADVVRDLANAVEWVFFGLCPEALRPYVHEFHPGVPLPQYPAKLASLDLDLAIAPLEENPFNDAKSHLRILEYGVLGFPVVCSNITPYQGDFPVWRVANRYRDWMKAIREAISDRAALAAAGDALRDQVRARWMLEDRLDDWLQAWLP; the protein is encoded by the coding sequence ATGACTCCTGTTATAAGCATTGTTGTTGGTGGCGGGGAAGAGCAAAAAAGTTTTGGGGACGTGGTGGAGTTGCTGTCGGCTGCTTTGCAGGACCTTGGGTTTCATATCTTGACGGGAAGTCACATCCGGAAAGGCTGCTTTCTAAATATCGTTTTGTGTGCACATCTTCTGGAACGCTTTGATTTCTCGGAAGATAATATAGTTATATATAACTTTGAGCAGGTCGATGGAAATTCCCAATGGTTTGATACTGGGTATATGGATTTATTAAAGAAATATATTGTTTGGGATTATAGTCAAGTAAATATAAAAAACCTAGAAGCTCACGGAATAGATAATATTGTGCATGTTCCTCTTGGCTATCATAGATGCTTGGAAAGAGTAGAGAAGAAAAATAATAAAGACATAGACATTCTGTTTTATGGGGCTGTAAATGCCAGAAGAAAAAAAATAATTGATGAACTTTTAGGAATGAATGTTGCGGTTGTTGCAGTAACCGGGGTGTATGGAGTAGAACTTGATAAGTTATTAGAGAGATCTAAGGTGGTGGTTAATATTCATTATTATGATGCGAAAATATTCGAGCAGGTTAGGGCATGTTACCTTTTGAGTAATGCCTTATTTCTCTTGTCGGAAAGTGGCTCTGATCCGATAGAGACGGAATTTTCCGAGGGTGTAAGATTCTGTTCCTATGAACAGATAATTGATGTAGCGCTGGAGGCCCTTTCGGATGATGAAATGAGATGCCGTGTTTCTTCCAATGGTTATGAGTTGATAAAAAGAAAAAGTGAATCTAAAATTTTGGAAAAAGCCATTTCTTTCTATTCGAAAGAATTAGATAAATTTGTTGATATTCCATCTATAATAAATCTTGGTAGCGGAAAAGATTGGCGTGATGAATTTCTAAATATTGATATAAACGATCTATTTCTTCCAGACATTAAATGTGATTTTTCTGAGAGCATCGTTGGACAAACGTTTTCGACATCGCGTTTTGGTCCTGTTGTTCTCGGTAGGAATATGTTTGAGCAAATCATGTGCAATGATGTGCTGGAGCATGTTCACGATCTCGTCATGGTGATGACCAATTGTATTGAAATTTTGACTTGTGGAGGGATCCTGCAAGTACATGTTCCTTACGATTTATCCTGGGGTGCTTGGCAAGATCCTACTCATGTTCGTGCTTTCAATGAGAGAAGTTGGCTGTATTACACAGAATGGTTTTGGTACATAGGTTGGAATGATTACCGCTTTGACGTGGTGGAGTTGGAATTTCATTTAAGCGACGTTGGAAGGTCATTGTCTTCTGCTGGTATAGATTTCGAGGAAATAAAAAGAACAGCACGTGCAGTAGATTCCATGACTGTAACGCTGCGAAAAAGATTTCTTACAAGACAAGAAATTGAATCTATTCCTCTCTTTAGAGGTTCTTTTGAACGATCCAGAAAAAAGCAAGAAGTGTTCTCCCCTTATGAGGCTCAGAAAACGACTGAGTTTTGTGATGAAGATGCTTTGTATGAAACAAATCCGCTAGTTTCAATAATTATTTTGACGCTCAATCGTCCTGAAATGTTGCGGCGCGCGTTGCGAAGTGTTTATGCTCAGTCATATCGAAATCTAGAGGTAATGGTGTTAAATGATGGGGGCGAACCAGTTGAAAGCGTTTTGGTAGATACGCTTCATGAGGTCAGATTTTCCTATCTTTCGTTTTCTGAAAACGGGGGGCAGGCGCTCAGAAGAAATCAGGCTATTCAGGCCTCGCATGGGGATATCATAGTTTATCTGGATGACGATGATGTATACCAGAGAGAGCATGTAGAAATTATTATCCAGCATATGCGGTCTGGGAAATACGATTTTTGCTATACTGAATCGGATTATGTAATTGAGAAAGAAATAGCTGGAGAGTTCAGAGAAATTAGTAGGGCCAAGCAATTTGGTAATTGTGGATATAGTCGAGACCGTCTGCTCGTTGCGAACTTTATTCCTATTTGTTGTTGGGGGCACACAAGGAAAATATTTGACGATACTGGTGGCTTCTGCGAAGACTTTGGAGGTAATCATGAAGACTGGGAGTTTTTGCTGCGTATATCAGAAAGATTTGTGGTTTCTCATGTTCCAAAAATAACTGTTGAGGTTCACCATCGCGTAGAGGCGGATAATAGTCTTTCTAAGATTGCCAATTTTTCAGAGATATACGAAAAGGTATATCGAAAGTTTTCTGATATTACTCCTGAGGTGGAATTGGAAAGACAGAATACACTTTCGCGGTTATGTTCTAAAGTTTTTGCAGGTTCATATCCGCTCCAGAAAAGACAGGTTAGTATCTTAAATTCGAATGTTAAATACTGTAATTATGATGAATCTTTTTCTGAGGGGTTAGGCCATGCGGCGTTTTCTGTCATCCTGCACCTTTATTATGTAGATTTGTGGCCAGAATTTCTAGCTTATTTAAAAAGAATAGATGTGGAGTTTGAGTTGTTTGTTTCCTTGACAAGAGAGGGGGAATTCTTTTTAAATAAAATAAAACAAGATTTCCCTTCGGCCCATATTTTTGTTTTTAAAAATATTGGGAGAGATATTCTTCCACGCTTGGAGCTCGCGCGTTCGGCAATAGCCAATGATGCAAAATACCTTCTCTTTCTTCATAGCAAAAAATCTCCGCATTTAAAGGATCTTTCCGAAGAGCAAGTGCGAGGATGTATTCTCGAACATCGCAATGGTGATCAATGGCGCTTCGATTTATTGCAAAGGCTGGCAGATCCAGAAGCAGTTGAGAAGATCCTCGCACGGTTTGATAAGGATCCCAAGCTTGGATTGGTCGGTCCTGCAGGGTACTGGTTACTGTTGGCCAATCAGCCGCTTTTTCCTGCTTTTCAGAAGCTCAAAGCAGATCTTGCGTTGGCGGACAGAGGAGATGACGGTTTTTTTGCTGGGAGCATGTTTTGGGCAAGAAGTGATGCTCTCCGAGCATTGTTCGACTTACCGCCGCAATCACTTGCGTTTGAGGAAGAGCGTGGGCAGGTTGACCATACGTTAGCGCATGCCTTTGAGAGGGTTTTTACCTTGGTCGCGGGTCAGGCTGGGTACACCGCTGAGGATACGGCAGGCCGAGTTCTGTGCCATGCGGAACCTGCTATCGTACCGTGGCTGCATGATCAACCCTGGTTCCTACAGGGAAAGCAATGGGCGCAAGCATGGTTTGATTCGCATCCGCAACCTACGCGCCTTGGTTGCGTGCTTGTTGGCGATAAAAATAAAAAGAGCGCATGCATTGAAGAGTATCTGGTTACGCAGTGGGCATCTTTTGCTGATGTTGTTGAGTGTCCAAAAAAGAGAGATCTCCTTCTGACATTTAATATCGCGCTGAAAGCACTCGATGCCGACTGGATCTCTCTTCTCGACGCCGGTGATCAACTTTCTCCCGATGCCAGCTTTCGCATTCAGCAGGCTATTGCCAGGCATCCCGAGTGGCAACTGATTTATACCGATGAGGATTCTCTGACTGCCGACGGGCAACACGTCAATCCGCATTGCAAGCCGGACATGAATATCGATTATCTACGTAGCTTGCCTTATGTGGGTGGCTTGTTGGTAATCAAAAAATCGCTCTTTGAACAATTGGGCGGTTTTGATCCGCAGGCAGATGGTGCGGAGGATTATGATTTTGTTCTGCGCGCCTGGGAGTTGTTGGGAGACGTCGGCATCGGCCACATTCCGCAGGTACTCTATCATCGCTTACAAGGCAGTGGGCATTGCGATAAATCCATTGTAGAAATCCTTGCCGCCAGCAAGGCGGCGTTGGAGCGCCATCTCGCGCGCCTGGGTATCGCCGCCAGTGTGGAGTCAGGGCCGTTTCCGCCCTCTACGCGGGTGCGCTATCCTTTGCCACGGCAACCGCTAGTCTCGATCCTGATCCCGACCCGCAATCAGGTGGAGATGTTGCAGCGTTGTGTGGAATCAATTATCGAAAAAACGCACTATCCGCACTATGAAATTCTCATTATCGATAACGATAGTGACGAGGCCGAGGCGCGCACCTATCTCGATTTGCTGCGTCAGCAAGAAGCAATCCTCAGTGATCGGCTGCAGGTAATTGCCTACCCTGGTCCCTTCAATTTTTCGGCGATGAACAACGCGGCGGTAAAGCAGGCGCGCGGCGAATTTATCTTGTTGTTGAACAATGACACGGCGGTGCTGCACGAAGATTGGCTGGAAGAAATGATGAGCCACGCCCTGCGCCAGGAGGTCGGTATTGTTGGTGCAAAACTGCTTTTTCCTGATAGTCGCATTCAGCATGCCGGGGTGATTCTCGGGATGCGTGGTCCGGCAGAACATCCCTTTATCGGGCAGCCAGCGGACTCTCGGGGGTACTTCGGGCGGGCGATGTTGACCCAAGATCTCTCGGCGGTGACTGGAGCCTGTTTGCTGATCAGTAAAAACCTGTATGAGCAGGTGGGTGCCCTAGACGAGCAGGCATTTCAGGTCTCCTATAACGATGTCGATCTCTGTCTGAAGGTGCGCGAGCAAGGCAAAAAAATCATCTTCACCCCTTGGGCGATACTGCTGCATGAAGGGTCGGCCAGCCAGCGCGGTGCAGTAGAGCAGAAACCCAGCCCGGAAAAAGAAAAACGCTTTGTCGGCGAAAAAATGGCCTTTTATCGCAAGTGGTTGCCGCAACTGGCCTTCGATCCGGCCTATAACCGGCAACTCAGTTTGGCGAGCACCGACTTTCTTATCGAGGGAGAGGCGGCTCTGACTTGGGACCCGGAATGGCGGCCACGCCCGCGCATCCTGGTGCATCCCGCCGACCGGGAGGGTTGCGGTGAATACCGCATCATCTCGCCCATGCGGGCGCTGCGAGCGGCCGGAAGAGTGCAGGGCTGGGAGACCATGCGGATTTTTGAGCCCGCCGAGATGGAGCGATTTTCCCCCGACAGTATTGTCCTCCAGCGGCAGATGGAATGGCCGCAAATCGAAGCGCTGGAGCGCCACAAGCGTCTCCATACGGCCTTCCGCGTCTTCGAGATTGACGACCTCATCACCAATCTGCCCGTAAAAAGCGTACACAAGGGACAGATTCACAAGGACATCGCCAAGCGTTTCCGCAAGGCGGCGGGTTTTTGTGATCGTCTGGTGGTGGCTACCGAACCGCTGGCGCAGGCCTACAAGGGTTTCAGCGATGAAGTGCGCGTACAGCCCAACTGCGTCGAGCGGGCGGTCTGGGGTGATCTGCTACCGCGTCGCCGTGGTGGCGCCAAGCCGCGTGTCGGTTGGGCCGGCGGGGTAGGGCATACGGGCGATTTGGAGTTGGTGGCCGACGTGGTGCGTGACCTCGCCAACGCGGTGGAGTGGGTGTTTTTCGGACTCTGTCCCGAAGCCCTGCGTCCTTATGTGCATGAATTTCATCCCGGTGTACCGTTGCCGCAGTATCCCGCCAAACTGGCCAGCCTCGATCTGGATTTGGCTATCGCGCCGCTGGAAGAAAACCCCTTTAACGATGCCAAGAGCCATCTGCGAATACTGGAATACGGCGTGCTGGGCTTTCCCGTGGTCTGCTCGAATATCACGCCTTATCAGGGAGATTTTCCGGTCTGGCGGGTGGCCAACCGGTATCGCGACTGGATGAAGGCAATCCGGGAGGCTATCTCGGACCGGGCAGCGCTTGCCGCCGCCGGTGATGCTCTGCGCGATCAGGTGCGGGCACGCTGGATGCTGGAAGATCGCCTCGACGATTGGTTGCAGGCGTGGTTGCCTTGA
- a CDS encoding flagellin — MAISGIINTNTAALNTINALNGTQGSLNTYLQQLSTGKSINNPADNPAGYAIAQRFQTQINGLNQAVSNGNQGVSLVQTATGAIQNQTSLLQQIRTTAVQAANGSNTTQDRAALQGVVSQLLAQVQTIATQTQFNGQNILDGTFSGSTFQVGANANQIINVSVGNTQTNAMGNYTTATSGAVYASEGSFQTGGYAVGGAFTLSASGVGNFASGTGTSGIDVQGSAGNAYVGVSSTTESAANLASAVNAVSSQTGVSAQATTSVAFTASSGTYTFTLSNGSSGSPTNAVNISASVTNGSNGQANLSSLVTAINNQAAITGTSATTQTVNGTQELVLTNANGNNINISAGVTAGGALSGAGLTSGSTGSLQAVSGSSTISNVGKAITSGSANVLIQGAVQFNSSSSYAIGNGGNIGFDTAATGITNSSVASVNVSTAAGAQQAISIMDQAINYLNQQNGALGATQNRIQASVANDQTTATNLQSAQSVVQDANIAQATSQMTKYQILQQAGISTLAQENSLQQSFLKLIP; from the coding sequence ATGGCAATTTCAGGAATTATCAATACCAATACCGCAGCCTTGAACACGATCAATGCCTTGAATGGTACCCAAGGCAGTTTGAACACCTATCTGCAGCAACTCTCCACCGGTAAGAGCATCAACAACCCCGCCGACAACCCCGCCGGCTACGCTATCGCCCAGCGTTTTCAGACGCAGATCAATGGTCTGAATCAGGCGGTGTCCAATGGTAATCAGGGCGTCTCCCTGGTGCAGACGGCCACCGGTGCCATTCAGAACCAGACGAGCCTCCTGCAGCAAATCCGTACCACGGCGGTGCAGGCCGCGAACGGTTCTAATACCACTCAGGACCGTGCCGCTCTGCAGGGCGTGGTCAGTCAGTTGCTGGCCCAGGTCCAGACCATTGCGACGCAGACCCAATTTAATGGGCAGAATATTTTGGATGGCACTTTTTCTGGTTCGACTTTTCAGGTCGGGGCGAATGCCAACCAGATCATCAATGTGTCGGTCGGCAACACGCAAACCAATGCGATGGGGAATTACACGACGGCAACGTCTGGTGCTGTTTACGCTAGTGAGGGTTCTTTCCAGACGGGTGGGTACGCGGTCGGAGGTGCCTTTACCTTGAGTGCGAGTGGGGTCGGTAACTTTGCCAGTGGGACGGGTACCAGCGGCATCGATGTGCAGGGCTCAGCCGGAAATGCCTACGTCGGAGTGAGTTCCACCACGGAGTCGGCGGCGAATTTGGCCTCTGCGGTGAACGCGGTCTCTTCACAGACGGGAGTGTCGGCACAGGCGACCACGAGCGTTGCATTCACGGCGAGTTCCGGTACGTATACCTTCACCCTGAGTAATGGTAGCAGTGGCAGCCCCACCAATGCGGTAAATATTTCCGCATCGGTGACCAACGGCTCTAATGGCCAGGCGAATTTGAGTTCGCTGGTTACGGCCATCAATAATCAAGCAGCGATCACGGGTACCTCTGCCACTACCCAGACGGTAAATGGAACACAGGAGTTGGTGCTTACCAACGCCAATGGTAACAACATCAACATCTCCGCGGGTGTGACAGCGGGCGGAGCCTTGTCTGGGGCGGGCTTGACTTCGGGTTCCACGGGCAGTTTGCAGGCGGTGAGCGGCAGCAGCACTATATCTAATGTTGGCAAGGCGATCACCAGCGGCTCGGCCAATGTCCTGATCCAGGGTGCGGTGCAGTTTAACTCCTCCAGTTCCTACGCCATCGGGAATGGTGGGAATATTGGATTCGACACCGCAGCTACGGGAATCACCAATTCGTCGGTTGCCTCGGTCAATGTCAGTACGGCGGCTGGAGCGCAGCAAGCTATCAGCATCATGGACCAGGCGATCAACTATCTGAATCAGCAAAACGGTGCTCTCGGTGCCACCCAAAACCGGATTCAGGCCTCGGTCGCCAACGATCAGACCACGGCGACCAATCTGCAGTCGGCGCAGTCGGTGGTGCAGGATGCGAATATCGCGCAGGCGACGTCGCAGATGACCAAGTACCAGATTCTGCAACAGGCCGGTATTTCTACCCTGGCGCAGGAAAACTCTTTGCAGCAGAGCTTTCTCAAGCTCATACCGTAA
- the fliS gene encoding flagellar export chaperone FliS: MSVATAAMQAYRQVGNQGLSSDRLVLLGLDGVLEYLRRARLAIEQGNLATKAQSMDKAYQLTAHLLASIDFENGGEIAQNLDSLYRFLLNQLAQANIFDDLQALDACRPVVEDLRDAWRGLLERA, from the coding sequence ATGAGTGTAGCAACAGCGGCTATGCAGGCCTATCGGCAGGTGGGAAATCAGGGCTTGTCCAGCGACCGGCTGGTCCTGCTCGGCCTGGACGGTGTTCTCGAATACCTGCGGCGGGCGCGGCTGGCTATTGAGCAGGGTAACCTGGCGACCAAGGCGCAATCCATGGACAAGGCCTATCAGCTCACCGCTCACCTGCTGGCCAGCATCGATTTCGAGAATGGCGGCGAAATTGCGCAGAACCTCGACAGTCTTTACCGTTTCCTGTTAAATCAGCTGGCACAAGCCAATATTTTTGATGATCTGCAGGCGCTGGATGCCTGCCGTCCGGTGGTGGAGGATTTGCGCGACGCTTGGCGAGGATTGCTGGAGCGCGCCTGA
- the fliD gene encoding flagellar filament capping protein FliD: MSVSLSGLVSGINVQQLISNLSAAYQQPIMVLEGQQQSYQTTLSAWGTLRSSLSSLQSSMSSLQNLGSTNNRSVSLSNNNVATASVSANAATGSYSLSNIVLAQSQSIYSQDFSSASSAAVGTGTLRIQVGSGAITNVAIGSSNNTLDGIASAINTANTGVNAAVVYDGTGYRLTLTGTGTGASSAFSVTTSGATGSLANLSYGSSSSGSSGMTLSQAAQNAGVSINGLAVTSASNTISGAIPGVSLNLLQASGSTTLQVSASNSAFVGAVQSFTTAFNQTMGTINQLTAYNVQAGSGGPLLGDASVQGLRTQLLNLISGQGVGVASGSAYNSLGSVGLGLTSSGTISLNTSTLSTALNSDFNGVAGLFGQVGSTSNANVQYVGAGSSTQAGTYALNVSQVATQATVSGSAAVPTSGIAQSESLTISSGSSSVVVSLASGSSLATIVNTINDTLQQSGVTGLTASNQNGYLQIQSNTYGSAQIFSVVSNVAAGASGTGIGTSSLAASGTDVAGTVNAETTSGVGQNLTVTGPGNALGLQLQVRGSTTGNLGTVTVSQGLYQQMNSLLTQALNSQNGFVAAAQNGIASSINGLSAQITTLQQSASNQTSLLTQQFAAMQSQLSQLQSIGQYLNAFYSTGSSSSSTSG, translated from the coding sequence ATGTCAGTGTCATTGTCGGGTCTGGTCAGTGGAATTAACGTCCAGCAGCTGATCAGCAACCTCAGCGCGGCGTATCAGCAACCGATCATGGTGCTGGAGGGTCAGCAGCAATCCTATCAGACGACGCTGAGCGCCTGGGGCACGTTGCGGAGCAGTTTGTCCAGTCTGCAGTCTTCCATGAGCAGTTTGCAAAACCTGGGCAGTACCAATAACCGTAGTGTCAGCCTTTCCAATAATAATGTCGCAACAGCCTCGGTGAGCGCCAATGCCGCCACGGGCAGTTATAGCCTCAGCAATATAGTGCTGGCGCAGTCACAGAGCATCTATTCCCAGGATTTCAGCAGTGCCAGCAGCGCTGCGGTGGGTACCGGGACCCTGCGGATACAGGTGGGCAGTGGGGCGATAACGAATGTGGCCATCGGCTCCAGCAATAATACGCTGGACGGTATCGCGAGCGCTATCAACACGGCCAATACCGGCGTCAACGCGGCGGTGGTCTATGATGGCACCGGCTATCGACTGACCCTCACCGGGACCGGCACCGGAGCCAGCAGCGCCTTCAGTGTCACCACCAGCGGGGCGACGGGCAGCTTGGCGAATCTCAGTTACGGTTCCAGTAGTTCGGGCAGTTCGGGTATGACCCTCAGCCAGGCGGCACAGAATGCCGGGGTGAGCATCAACGGGCTGGCGGTGACCAGCGCCAGCAATACCATCTCCGGCGCCATTCCGGGGGTTTCCCTGAATCTGCTGCAGGCCAGTGGTTCAACCACGCTGCAGGTCAGCGCCAGCAATTCCGCTTTCGTCGGCGCGGTACAAAGTTTCACCACCGCCTTCAACCAGACCATGGGCACCATCAATCAGCTGACGGCGTACAACGTGCAAGCCGGTTCCGGCGGGCCGCTGCTCGGCGATGCCTCGGTGCAGGGCTTGCGCACCCAGCTACTGAACCTGATCTCCGGGCAGGGGGTCGGAGTGGCTTCCGGCAGCGCTTATAACTCCCTGGGGAGCGTCGGGCTCGGTCTGACCAGCAGCGGTACCATCAGCCTCAACACCAGCACCCTCAGCACCGCGCTCAACAGCGATTTCAACGGTGTCGCCGGGCTATTCGGGCAGGTCGGCAGCACCAGCAATGCCAACGTGCAGTATGTCGGCGCTGGCAGCAGTACGCAGGCGGGCACCTACGCCCTCAACGTCAGTCAGGTGGCGACCCAAGCTACGGTGTCAGGTAGCGCGGCAGTACCGACGAGCGGTATCGCCCAGAGTGAGAGCCTGACCATCAGCTCCGGCTCCAGTTCGGTGGTGGTGTCGCTGGCTTCCGGAAGCAGCCTCGCCACTATCGTCAACACCATCAATGACACGTTGCAGCAATCCGGGGTCACCGGACTCACCGCCAGCAACCAGAATGGCTATCTGCAGATTCAGTCCAACACCTACGGCAGTGCGCAGATTTTCAGCGTGGTTTCCAACGTGGCGGCGGGGGCCAGCGGGACGGGTATCGGTACCAGCAGTCTGGCGGCCTCCGGGACGGATGTGGCAGGTACGGTCAATGCCGAGACCACCAGTGGCGTCGGTCAGAATCTGACGGTGACCGGCCCCGGAAACGCCTTGGGGCTGCAGCTGCAGGTGAGGGGATCGACGACCGGCAATCTGGGTACGGTGACCGTGAGCCAGGGCCTCTATCAGCAGATGAACAGCCTGCTCACCCAAGCGCTCAACAGCCAAAACGGTTTTGTGGCGGCGGCGCAGAACGGCATCGCCTCCTCCATCAATGGTCTCAGCGCGCAAATCACGACGCTGCAACAATCGGCATCGAACCAGACTTCCCTGCTGACCCAGCAATTTGCCGCGATGCAGTCGCAGCTTTCACAGTTGCAGTCCATTGGTCAGTATCTCAATGCCTTTTACTCCACCGGTTCGAGCTCTAGTTCTACCAGTGGTTAA